One segment of Geomonas ferrireducens DNA contains the following:
- a CDS encoding glycine C-acetyltransferase: MTDKFAWINDEMGAMEAEGLRTNIRTIGSACGPWMVVDGKKVLNFCTNNYLGLANHPRLKKAAQEAVEQWGVGPAAVRSIAGTLELHRRLESRLAAFKGVEDALYVQSGFCANQAAIPPMVGKGDVIFTDRLNHASIIDGCRLSSAKILVYEHCDLEDCERVIRENIGQYRRALLITDGVFSMDGDIAPLDRLFELCERHGIITMVDDAHGEGVLGRGGRGIVDHFGLNGKFDLEIGTLSKAFGVMGGVIAGKKVVIDWIRQKARPFLFSSAVTAADTAACLAAVDLLEESSALVEKLWDNTRYFKEGMQNAGFDIGVSVTPITPVMLGEATVAQEFSRRLFAAEPGIFVMPIGFPTVPQGKARIRVMISAAHTQGDLETGLATFTQIGRELGVIGRKG; the protein is encoded by the coding sequence ATGACAGATAAATTCGCCTGGATCAACGATGAGATGGGCGCCATGGAAGCGGAAGGGCTCAGGACCAACATACGCACCATCGGCTCGGCCTGCGGCCCCTGGATGGTGGTGGACGGCAAGAAGGTGCTGAATTTCTGCACCAACAACTACCTTGGGCTCGCCAACCACCCGCGCCTCAAGAAGGCGGCTCAGGAAGCGGTGGAGCAGTGGGGGGTCGGGCCGGCCGCGGTGCGGAGCATTGCCGGGACCCTCGAGCTGCACCGCAGGCTCGAGTCGCGTCTGGCCGCTTTCAAGGGTGTGGAGGACGCGCTCTACGTCCAGTCCGGCTTCTGCGCCAACCAAGCCGCCATCCCTCCCATGGTGGGGAAGGGGGACGTCATCTTCACCGACCGGCTGAACCACGCGAGCATCATCGACGGCTGCCGCCTCTCCTCGGCGAAGATCCTGGTCTACGAGCACTGCGATCTCGAGGACTGCGAGCGGGTGATCCGTGAAAACATCGGGCAGTACCGGCGCGCGCTCCTCATCACCGACGGCGTCTTCTCCATGGATGGCGACATCGCCCCCCTGGACCGGCTTTTCGAACTCTGCGAGCGCCACGGCATCATCACCATGGTGGACGATGCCCACGGCGAGGGGGTGCTTGGAAGGGGTGGGCGCGGCATCGTGGATCACTTCGGGCTGAACGGCAAGTTCGACCTGGAGATCGGTACGCTCTCCAAGGCGTTCGGGGTCATGGGGGGCGTGATCGCCGGGAAGAAGGTCGTCATCGACTGGATCAGGCAGAAGGCGCGCCCCTTCCTCTTCTCGAGTGCGGTGACTGCTGCGGACACCGCCGCCTGCCTTGCCGCCGTTGATCTTCTGGAGGAGAGCAGCGCGCTCGTGGAAAAACTCTGGGACAACACGCGCTACTTCAAAGAGGGGATGCAAAACGCGGGCTTCGACATCGGGGTGAGCGTCACGCCGATAACCCCGGTCATGCTCGGTGAAGCGACCGTGGCGCAGGAGTTCTCGCGCAGGCTTTTTGCCGCCGAGCCCGGCATCTTCGTGATGCCGATCGGTTTTCCGACCGTGCCGCAGGGTAAGGCGCGCATCCGCGTGATGATCAGCGCGGCCCACACCCAGGGGGACCTGGAAACCGGCCTCGCGACTTTCACCCAAATCGGCCGCGAGCTCGGGGTGATCGGACGCAAGGGATAA
- the coxB gene encoding cytochrome c oxidase subunit II gives MENQLLTTTQAVDPVFMFLFGACLVLLVGITATMIFFVVRYRRSKNPEPTSQVSGSPLLEVVWTLLPTILVMGMFYYGWTSYLSLRTVPKNAMQVKAEARMWSWDFIYQNGKHSPKLVVPVGRPVQVNLESEDVIHGFYVPAFRIKRDVVPGMKNHVWFVASSPGSYDLFCSQYCGTGHSAMITTVEAVPADKFEAWLNEKAAEGGAAKGKALLESHGCLGCHSLDGSTKVGPTFKGLYGSQVKVTRGGKAETVKADEAYLRESILNPGAAIVEGFPPIMPKSDIPEGDLKVMVEFLEGEK, from the coding sequence GTGGAAAATCAACTACTCACAACAACGCAAGCAGTCGATCCCGTGTTCATGTTCCTTTTCGGCGCCTGCCTGGTGCTGCTCGTCGGGATCACCGCAACCATGATCTTCTTCGTGGTCCGTTACCGCCGCTCGAAGAACCCGGAGCCGACCTCGCAGGTATCGGGAAGCCCGCTTCTAGAGGTTGTCTGGACCCTGCTGCCGACGATCCTCGTGATGGGGATGTTCTACTACGGCTGGACCAGCTACCTGTCGCTCAGGACGGTACCGAAGAACGCCATGCAAGTGAAGGCCGAGGCGCGCATGTGGTCCTGGGACTTCATCTATCAAAACGGCAAGCACAGCCCGAAGCTGGTAGTCCCGGTGGGAAGACCGGTGCAGGTGAACCTGGAATCCGAGGACGTCATCCACGGCTTCTACGTCCCGGCCTTCCGCATCAAGCGCGACGTGGTGCCGGGGATGAAGAACCACGTATGGTTCGTTGCCAGTTCGCCCGGCTCCTACGACCTCTTCTGTTCGCAGTACTGCGGCACCGGCCACTCCGCCATGATAACAACCGTGGAAGCGGTACCGGCGGACAAGTTCGAGGCGTGGCTGAACGAGAAGGCGGCAGAAGGCGGGGCGGCCAAGGGTAAGGCCCTGCTGGAGAGCCATGGCTGTCTCGGCTGCCACTCCCTGGATGGCTCGACGAAGGTGGGGCCGACCTTCAAGGGGCTCTACGGGAGCCAGGTGAAGGTGACGCGCGGCGGTAAGGCGGAGACGGTGAAGGCGGACGAGGCGTACCTGCGCGAATCGATCCTGAACCCGGGTGCGGCCATCGTTGAAGGCTTCCCCCCGATCATGCCGAAGAGCGACATTCCGGAAGGCGATCTTAAGGTGATGGTCGAGTTCCTGGAAGGAGAGAAGTGA
- a CDS encoding UbiA family prenyltransferase: MCRLFRLPLALMNGTAALGGYLLCREVRPGVSGLMLFIGVTLMACAASAFNQLLERDVDALMRRTMTRPLPAGELAPHWGVTIAVLVLLSGAVILAALGAAPLLLALATLAWYLAVYTPLKRRTPFALLAGAFCGALPPLIGWSAAGGALGDFRIVLLCGILYLWQVPHFWMLQKRHADDYRLAGFPLFAPQSFRGPGPFLVLWLAAVVAATLMLPAFGLIAGSNVSLWCLAFCVPLLLTPFQRFEAAAYVGINVFPALVTLALYSTP, translated from the coding sequence ATGTGCCGGTTGTTCAGGCTGCCATTGGCGCTCATGAACGGGACGGCGGCGCTCGGGGGGTACCTGCTCTGCCGTGAGGTGCGTCCCGGCGTGTCCGGGCTCATGCTCTTTATCGGCGTGACCCTCATGGCGTGCGCCGCCTCGGCCTTCAACCAGCTCCTCGAGCGCGACGTGGACGCCCTCATGCGCCGCACCATGACGCGCCCGCTTCCCGCCGGAGAGCTCGCACCGCACTGGGGGGTGACGATCGCCGTATTGGTCCTTTTGTCTGGTGCCGTCATCCTTGCTGCTCTCGGTGCCGCGCCCCTTCTCCTCGCCCTGGCGACTCTTGCCTGGTACCTCGCCGTCTACACGCCGCTCAAGCGGCGCACCCCCTTCGCACTCCTCGCCGGGGCCTTTTGCGGTGCCCTCCCGCCGCTCATCGGCTGGAGCGCCGCCGGGGGCGCGCTCGGCGATTTCAGGATCGTCCTTTTGTGCGGCATCCTGTACCTCTGGCAGGTCCCCCATTTCTGGATGCTGCAGAAAAGGCACGCCGACGATTACCGGTTGGCCGGGTTTCCGCTGTTCGCGCCGCAGAGTTTTCGCGGTCCCGGACCGTTTCTCGTGCTCTGGCTTGCCGCCGTCGTCGCGGCGACCCTGATGCTCCCCGCCTTCGGCCTCATCGCCGGCAGTAACGTATCCCTTTGGTGCCTCGCCTTCTGCGTTCCGCTGCTGCTCACACCGTTTCAGCGTTTCGAGGCGGCAGCTTACGTCGGCATCAACGTTTTCCCGGCGTTGGTCACCCTGGCGCTGTACAGCACGCCGTAG
- the tdh gene encoding L-threonine 3-dehydrogenase, with the protein MQKTMRALVKKYPKPGLWLDDVPVPEMGINDVLIKVHKTAICGTDLHIWDWNAWAQKTIPVPMVIGHEFVGRVEAIGSNVADLKIGDIVSGEGHLVCGRCRNCLAGRRHLCKDTKGIGVNRTGAFAEYICIPVTNVWHADQSIPMEVLSIFDPFGNATHTTLAFPVLGEDVLITGAGPIGIMATAIARHAGARHIVTTDMNPYRLDLAKKMGATVALNVKERTLADVRKELGMKEGFDVGLEMSGNGSAFKEMLDNMCHGGKIAMLGIPSGDLAIDWNQVIFNMLTIKGIYGREMYETWYLMQSMIKTGLDITPVITHRMHYTEFESAFEAMGSGNAGKVILNWVEE; encoded by the coding sequence ATGCAAAAGACGATGCGCGCGCTCGTGAAGAAATACCCGAAGCCGGGGTTGTGGCTGGACGACGTCCCGGTCCCCGAGATGGGGATCAACGACGTGCTGATCAAGGTGCACAAGACGGCGATCTGCGGCACCGACCTGCATATCTGGGACTGGAACGCGTGGGCGCAAAAGACCATCCCGGTGCCGATGGTGATCGGGCACGAATTCGTCGGACGGGTTGAGGCGATCGGCAGCAACGTGGCCGACCTGAAGATCGGGGACATCGTATCCGGCGAGGGGCACTTGGTCTGCGGTAGGTGCCGCAACTGCCTCGCCGGTCGACGGCACCTGTGCAAGGACACCAAGGGGATCGGGGTGAACCGCACCGGCGCCTTCGCCGAATACATCTGCATCCCGGTGACCAACGTCTGGCACGCCGACCAGAGCATCCCGATGGAGGTCTTGAGCATCTTCGACCCCTTCGGCAACGCAACCCACACCACACTCGCGTTCCCGGTCCTTGGGGAGGACGTCCTCATCACCGGTGCCGGCCCCATCGGCATCATGGCCACCGCCATCGCCCGCCACGCCGGGGCGCGCCACATCGTCACCACGGACATGAATCCCTACCGGCTCGACCTGGCGAAGAAGATGGGGGCGACCGTCGCGCTGAACGTCAAAGAGAGGACCCTCGCTGACGTGCGCAAGGAGCTCGGGATGAAGGAGGGGTTCGACGTCGGGCTCGAGATGTCCGGCAACGGGTCCGCCTTCAAGGAGATGCTCGACAACATGTGCCACGGCGGCAAGATCGCCATGCTCGGCATCCCTTCGGGCGACCTCGCCATCGACTGGAACCAGGTGATCTTCAACATGCTCACCATCAAGGGGATCTACGGCCGCGAGATGTACGAGACTTGGTACCTTATGCAGTCCATGATCAAGACGGGGCTGGACATCACGCCGGTGATCACGCACCGGATGCACTACACGGAATTCGAGTCTGCTTTCGAGGCGATGGGAAGCGGCAACGCAGGCAAGGTCATCCTGAACTGGGTGGAGGAGTAA
- a CDS encoding cytochrome C oxidase subunit IV family protein, translating to MTNESAENILSYGKLVTVWVTLLVLTAATIMVTRVELGVWKVWAALAIASIKSGLVIAFFMHMKYEPRLFRIILFVALFTLAGFIGGTFFDVLYR from the coding sequence ATGACAAACGAAAGCGCGGAAAACATCCTGAGTTACGGGAAACTGGTTACCGTCTGGGTCACCCTGTTGGTGCTGACGGCGGCAACCATCATGGTCACGCGCGTGGAGCTTGGCGTCTGGAAGGTCTGGGCGGCGCTTGCCATCGCGAGCATAAAATCGGGCCTCGTGATCGCCTTCTTCATGCACATGAAATACGAGCCGCGGCTGTTCCGCATCATCCTGTTCGTGGCTCTTTTCACCCTGGCCGGTTTCATCGGGGGAACCTTCTTCGACGTACTCTACCGATAA
- a CDS encoding cytochrome c oxidase subunit 3 family protein: MSHLEKDAFGAKLGMWLFLFTEILLFGGVFLLYSVYLAKYPKEFGLGGKQLDLVYGATNTVVLLTSSLFAAMSVTAIKRGAKKATLSLLTGTIGCAFIFLFIKYLEWSAKIHHGIYPNSPKLIEGPPGESIFFGLYYLTTGLHGIHVIIGSVLMAWTAVMVQREVLHAGDNVTLENVTLYWHLVDLVWIFIFPLYYLIL; encoded by the coding sequence ATGAGCCATCTGGAAAAGGACGCTTTCGGAGCAAAACTCGGCATGTGGCTGTTCCTGTTCACGGAGATACTTCTCTTTGGCGGGGTATTCCTCCTTTATTCGGTCTACCTGGCCAAGTATCCAAAGGAGTTCGGCCTGGGGGGAAAGCAGCTCGACCTGGTCTACGGCGCCACCAACACGGTGGTTCTCCTGACCAGCTCGCTTTTCGCGGCGATGTCGGTCACCGCAATCAAGCGCGGCGCCAAAAAGGCGACTCTCAGTCTCTTGACGGGGACCATCGGCTGCGCCTTTATCTTCCTTTTCATCAAATACCTCGAGTGGAGCGCCAAGATCCATCACGGCATTTACCCGAACTCCCCGAAGCTGATTGAGGGGCCTCCGGGGGAGTCGATCTTCTTCGGGCTGTACTATCTCACCACCGGCCTGCACGGCATCCACGTGATCATCGGCTCCGTGCTTATGGCGTGGACCGCGGTGATGGTGCAGCGGGAGGTGCTGCATGCAGGGGACAACGTGACGCTAGAGAACGTGACCCTCTACTGGCACCTAGTCGACCTCGTTTGGATCTTCATTTTCCCGCTCTATTACCTGATCCTTTAA
- a CDS encoding bacteriohemerythrin: MSFSARLITINLIAIFATVASTIVVGSCGNIAGMVLAGLIIFLLSALLCWQVARSETRALRDVAEAIEAAAGGNLSCRVEQIASGEIGRIGTSFNNMMGDWNKTMHQFFTVTDLVRDSVSLVSATNDAMAAAAEDVAMQASTIATASEEMSATSGDIARNCLMAAENAHRATDETNAGAAIVRSSAQLMENIAQRVTTTSTSVAGLGERSDQIGAIAGTIEDIADQTNLLALNAAIEAARAGETGRGFAVVADEVRALAERTTRATKEIDAMIKSIQSETREAVGAMSEGVEQVNQGTAETCRSGEALAGILTMINDLTMQLSQIATAAEEQTATTHEITSNIQMITSVVNSNLESARNTRAATGKLVQQVDELHELVSHFQLSDAILWDPSYATTINTFDDQHKKLFAMINELSQAMQHKRSKDAIGSVLQRLIEYTGSHFAAEEEAFRKSGYPEETAHVQQHRDLVRQVLELQEKFKSGETVLTHDVIEFLQNWLVNHIKGTDKRYAPHLTKAGIR; this comes from the coding sequence ATGTCTTTCAGCGCCCGCCTCATCACGATCAACCTGATTGCTATCTTTGCGACGGTTGCCTCCACCATCGTCGTCGGCAGCTGCGGCAACATCGCCGGAATGGTGCTTGCCGGTCTCATCATATTCCTACTCTCGGCACTCCTGTGCTGGCAGGTTGCCCGCAGCGAGACCCGCGCCCTGCGTGACGTGGCGGAAGCGATCGAAGCTGCCGCGGGAGGCAATCTCTCCTGCCGGGTGGAACAGATCGCCAGCGGAGAAATCGGTCGCATCGGTACATCCTTCAACAACATGATGGGGGACTGGAACAAGACCATGCACCAGTTCTTCACGGTGACCGACCTGGTCCGCGACTCCGTTTCCCTGGTGAGCGCCACCAACGACGCCATGGCTGCCGCGGCGGAAGATGTCGCCATGCAGGCCTCGACAATCGCCACGGCGAGCGAGGAGATGTCGGCAACCTCGGGAGACATCGCCCGCAACTGCCTCATGGCCGCCGAGAATGCCCACAGGGCCACCGACGAGACCAACGCCGGTGCCGCCATCGTCAGAAGCAGTGCGCAGCTCATGGAGAACATCGCCCAGCGCGTCACCACCACCTCAACCTCGGTTGCGGGCCTCGGCGAGCGCTCCGACCAGATCGGCGCCATAGCCGGCACCATCGAGGACATCGCCGACCAGACCAACCTCCTCGCGCTGAACGCCGCCATCGAGGCCGCGCGCGCCGGCGAGACCGGCCGTGGCTTTGCCGTGGTTGCCGACGAGGTCAGGGCGCTCGCGGAACGGACCACAAGGGCCACGAAAGAGATCGACGCCATGATCAAGTCGATCCAGAGCGAGACCCGCGAGGCGGTCGGCGCCATGAGCGAAGGGGTTGAGCAGGTGAACCAGGGGACTGCGGAAACCTGCCGCTCCGGTGAGGCGCTCGCCGGCATCCTCACCATGATCAACGACCTGACCATGCAGCTCTCCCAGATCGCCACCGCCGCCGAGGAGCAGACCGCCACGACCCACGAGATCACCAGCAACATCCAGATGATTACCAGCGTCGTGAACAGCAACCTGGAGAGCGCCCGGAACACGAGGGCGGCGACCGGCAAACTGGTGCAGCAGGTCGATGAACTACACGAGCTGGTCTCCCACTTCCAGCTCTCCGACGCCATTCTCTGGGACCCGAGCTACGCCACCACCATCAACACCTTCGACGACCAGCACAAGAAGCTCTTCGCCATGATCAACGAGCTGTCGCAGGCGATGCAGCACAAGCGGAGCAAGGACGCCATCGGCTCGGTGCTGCAGCGCCTCATCGAGTACACCGGCAGCCACTTCGCTGCCGAGGAAGAGGCCTTCCGCAAGTCGGGCTATCCCGAAGAAACAGCGCACGTTCAGCAACATAGGGACCTGGTTCGCCAGGTGCTTGAACTTCAGGAAAAATTCAAGTCGGGCGAGA
- the ctaD gene encoding cytochrome c oxidase subunit I, with the protein MSQETATAEGGFWSDSGKTGIGSWIFSTDHKRIGLMYLYCVLSFFMVGVLLGVLIRLELIAPGPTIVTAQTYNALFTVHGVVMIFLFIIPGIPASFGNLVLPIQLGARDVAFPRVNLFSWWLYVIGAVIVLVSLFTGGGAPDTGWTFYVPFSARTTTNVSLAVFGVFILGFSSILTGINFVTTIHRMRAPGMTWTRIPLFTWSLYATAWVQILATPIIAITLLLVVTERILGLGLFDPSRGGDPIMFQHMFWIYSHPAVYIMILPGMGVISDIIPVFSRKPIFGYKMIAFSSLAIAAAGSAVWGHHMYTSGMSDLGVMVFSFLTFLVAIPSAIKVFNWVSTMYKGSISLEAPMLFALSFILLFSIGGLSGLILGAASTDIHVHDTHFVVGHFHYVMFGGTGFAFFAAAHYWLPKYFGRRYEEKPAIIGWVLMFIGFNVLYFTMQVLGMEGMPRRYYDYLPEFARLNFVATVGSWIMVAGILIVLWNLWRGLLKGEPFTGNPWGGATLEWSIPTPPPTENFEEDPVVTHGPYDFKGAGVP; encoded by the coding sequence ATGAGTCAAGAAACGGCAACTGCGGAAGGCGGGTTCTGGAGCGATTCCGGCAAGACCGGGATCGGGTCCTGGATCTTCTCCACCGACCACAAGCGCATCGGGCTTATGTACCTTTACTGCGTGCTGAGCTTCTTCATGGTCGGCGTCCTGTTGGGGGTACTGATCAGGCTCGAGCTGATCGCGCCGGGGCCGACCATCGTCACCGCCCAGACCTACAACGCACTTTTCACGGTGCATGGCGTGGTGATGATCTTCCTCTTCATCATCCCCGGGATACCGGCGTCGTTCGGGAACCTGGTGCTGCCGATCCAGTTAGGCGCGCGCGACGTGGCCTTCCCGCGGGTGAACCTCTTTTCGTGGTGGCTCTACGTCATCGGCGCGGTGATCGTCCTGGTCTCGCTTTTCACCGGCGGCGGCGCCCCCGATACGGGATGGACCTTCTACGTCCCCTTCTCGGCCCGGACTACGACCAACGTCTCCCTCGCAGTTTTCGGCGTCTTCATCTTAGGTTTCTCCTCGATCCTAACCGGTATCAACTTCGTGACCACCATTCACAGGATGCGGGCCCCGGGGATGACCTGGACCCGCATCCCCCTCTTCACCTGGAGTCTCTACGCGACCGCCTGGGTCCAGATCCTCGCCACCCCGATCATCGCCATCACGCTCCTTCTGGTGGTGACCGAAAGGATCCTGGGGCTCGGCCTCTTCGACCCAAGCCGTGGCGGCGACCCCATCATGTTCCAGCACATGTTCTGGATCTACTCGCACCCGGCGGTCTACATCATGATCCTCCCCGGCATGGGGGTGATCTCCGACATCATCCCGGTTTTCTCGCGAAAGCCGATCTTCGGGTACAAGATGATCGCCTTTTCGAGCCTCGCCATCGCCGCGGCCGGTTCCGCGGTCTGGGGGCACCACATGTACACCTCGGGGATGAGCGACTTGGGCGTCATGGTCTTCTCCTTCCTCACCTTCCTGGTGGCGATTCCCTCCGCCATCAAGGTCTTCAACTGGGTGTCGACCATGTACAAGGGGTCGATATCGCTGGAGGCGCCCATGCTCTTCGCGCTCTCCTTCATCCTGCTCTTCTCCATCGGCGGGCTTTCAGGCCTGATCCTCGGCGCCGCGTCCACCGATATCCACGTGCATGACACCCACTTCGTGGTCGGGCACTTCCACTATGTCATGTTCGGCGGCACCGGCTTCGCCTTCTTCGCCGCGGCGCACTACTGGCTTCCCAAGTACTTCGGCAGGCGTTATGAGGAAAAGCCCGCCATCATCGGCTGGGTGCTCATGTTCATCGGCTTCAACGTCCTGTATTTCACCATGCAGGTGCTCGGGATGGAGGGGATGCCGAGGCGCTACTACGACTACCTCCCCGAGTTCGCCCGCCTGAACTTCGTCGCGACGGTGGGGAGCTGGATCATGGTCGCGGGGATTCTCATCGTGCTCTGGAACCTGTGGCGCGGACTTTTAAAGGGTGAGCCGTTCACCGGGAACCCGTGGGGGGGTGCCACCCTTGAGTGGAGCATCCCGACGCCGCCGCCGACGGAGAATTTCGAGGAAGATCCCGTGGTGACCCACGGACCGTACGACTTCAAAGGGGCGGGGGTCCCATGA
- a CDS encoding SCO family protein has protein sequence MIITAIRRMVLVGAMAALLFPASAKCHVEEETTPHAEHQGASKQEEGNVGLEEHLGKKIPLDLVFTDESGRQRRLAELITGPTVILPVYYSCTNVCNYLQEGLARVLPDLKLTPGKDYRVLSVSFDERETPQRAARSKHMYETVMKGKFPEGNWIFLTGDPANIRKLTDTAGFHFQRKGNDFVHPVVSFVVAKDGMIVRYLYGTQFLPKDLTLALMEAKQGRIGTTISKMVSYCFSFDPESKSYAFNLLRVSATVIIVCVVGFLIFLILGGKKTDKNKGKET, from the coding sequence GTGATCATTACGGCCATAAGGCGCATGGTACTTGTCGGAGCGATGGCGGCGTTGCTGTTCCCCGCCTCTGCCAAATGCCATGTTGAAGAAGAGACAACTCCGCACGCAGAACATCAGGGCGCCTCGAAGCAAGAAGAGGGGAACGTAGGGCTTGAGGAGCATCTGGGCAAAAAGATCCCGCTTGATCTGGTCTTCACCGACGAGAGCGGGCGGCAGCGGCGCCTCGCCGAGCTCATCACCGGTCCGACCGTCATCCTCCCCGTCTATTATTCCTGCACCAACGTCTGCAACTACCTTCAGGAGGGACTGGCGCGGGTCCTGCCGGACTTAAAGCTCACCCCTGGAAAGGACTACCGGGTCCTGTCGGTGAGCTTCGACGAGCGCGAGACGCCGCAGCGCGCGGCCCGCTCCAAGCACATGTACGAGACGGTGATGAAGGGGAAGTTCCCGGAGGGGAACTGGATCTTCCTGACCGGTGACCCGGCGAACATCCGCAAGCTCACCGACACGGCAGGTTTTCATTTCCAGCGCAAGGGAAACGATTTCGTCCATCCGGTGGTGAGCTTCGTGGTGGCGAAGGACGGCATGATCGTGCGCTACCTCTACGGCACGCAGTTCCTCCCGAAGGACCTGACCCTGGCGCTCATGGAGGCGAAACAGGGGAGGATCGGGACCACCATCAGCAAGATGGTGAGCTACTGCTTCAGCTTCGATCCTGAGAGCAAGAGTTACGCGTTCAACCTGCTGCGGGTGAGTGCTACGGTCATCATCGTCTGCGTGGTCGGGTTCCTGATCTTCCTGATCTTAGGCGGCAAGAAGACGGATAAAAATAAAGGCAAGGAAACCTAA